From a region of the Primulina eburnea isolate SZY01 chromosome 7, ASM2296580v1, whole genome shotgun sequence genome:
- the LOC140837051 gene encoding probable pectate lyase 5 yields the protein MASAFSSATFPFLLLFFCTLLPSLIASSAAVQDPELVVQEVHRRLNDSRRKLGFLSCNTGNPIDDCWSCDSNWEQNRQKLADCAIGFGKNAIGGRDGKIYVVTDSSDDDAVNPKPGTLRYAVIQEEPLWIIFARDMVIKLKEELIMNSFKTIDGRGASVHIANGPCITIQYVTNIIIHGINIHDCKQGGNAMVRDSTKHYGWRTISDGDGVSIFGGSHVWVDHCSLSNCKDGLIDAIHGSTAITLSNNYLTHHDKVMLMGHSDSYTQDKNMQVTIAFNHFGEGLVQRMPRCRHGYFHVVNNDYTHWEMYAIGGSASPTINSQGNRFLAPDDRFNKEVTKHEDAPESEWKNWNWRTEGDLMLNGAFFTTSGAGASSNYAKASSLGARPSSMISSITGRAGALSCRKGSRCS from the exons ATGGCATCGGCTTTCTCTTCTGCCACATTCCCATTTCTTCTTCTCTTCTTCTGCACGCTTCTCCCGTCTCTCATTGCCTCCTCTGCGGCTGTGCAAGACCCTGAATTGGTGGTCCAAGAAGTACACAG GAGGTTGAATGATTCTAGAAGGAAACTGGGATTCTTGTCATGCAACACGGGTAATCCCATAGACGACTGCTGGAGTTGTGACTCCAATTGGGAGCAGAACCGTCAGAAACTGGCGGACTGCGCCATCGGATTCGGCAAGAACGCCATTGGCGGAAGAGACGGCAAGATTTACGTCGTGACGGACTCGAGCGACGACGACGCGGTCAATCCGAAGCCCGGGACGCTCCGCTACGCGGTCATTCAAGAAGAGCCGTTGTGGATCATATTTGCCCGGGACATGGTTATCAAATTGAAGGAGGAACTGATAATGAACTCGTTTAAGACCATTGATGGCAGGGGTGCAAGTGTTCACATTGCTAATGGTCCTTGCATCACTATACAATACGTGACGAATATTATTATTCACGGGATCAATATACACGACTGTAAGCAAGGTGGGAATGCTATGGTGAGGGACTCCACCAAGCACTACGGGTGGAGGACCATATCGGACGGTGACGGCGTGTCGATCTTCGGCGGGAGCCACGTGTGGGTTGACCATTGCTCGTTGTCAAATTGCAAAGACGGGCTGATCGACGCCATACACGGGTCGACCGCGATTACCCTTTCGAATAATTACTTGACTCATCATGACAAGGTCATGCTTATGGGGCACAGTGATTCCTACACTCAAGACAAGAATATGCAAGTTACTATTGCCTTTAACCACTTTGGTGAAGGACTTGTTCAAAGAATGCCAAG ATGTAGACATGGTTATTTCCATGTGGTGAACAATGACTACACCCATTGGGAGATGTATGCAATTGGAGGTAGTGCGTCGCCTACCATCAATAGCCAGGGCAATAGATTTCTAGCCCCTGATGACAGATTCAACAAGGAG GTGACCAAGCATGAGGATGCACCGGAGAGCGAGTGGAAGAATTGGAATTGGAGGACAGAAGGAGACTTGATGTTGAACGGGGCATTCTTTACGACGTCGGGTGCCGGAGCATCCTCGAACTATGCCAAGGCCTCGAGTTTAGGTGCTAGGCCTTCTTCCATGATAAGCTCCATCACTGGCCGTGCCGGCGCCCTGAGCTGTAGAAAGGGATCGCGGTGTAGTTAA
- the LOC140836083 gene encoding uncharacterized protein: MYWSYFYDIEVTYFNFYLNNIEHFIGDIESAPQPCTEAEFVATGLGNTTSDESERFISNAAVERAEAAFNKRKKLQVVRQQASGVTITGSSNRISSVHVDKVLNKQTHVIVKGGKNFVTVSSLRASLDDQRKKAPTESNVSRSIKDAAKEKGTGSSSKC; encoded by the exons ATGTACTGGAGTTACTTTTACGATATTGAAGTTacgtattttaatttttatctaaATAATATTGAGCATTTCATAGGTGACATTGAATCTGCACCACAACCATGCACTGAAGCCGAATTTGTTGCGACTGGACTAGGCAACACAACGTCAGATGAAAGCGAAAGATTCATTTCGAATGCAGCTGTTGAACGTGCTGAAGCAGCattcaataaaaggaaaaaattaCAG GTAGTACGACAACAAGCAAGTGGCGTAACAATTACTGGCAGCTCTAACAGAATCTCATCAGTTCAT GTCGATAAAGTACTCAACAAACAAACACATGTTATTGTGAAAGGCGGAAAGAACTTCGTAACTGTGTCTAGTTTGAGAGCTTCGTTGGATGATCAAAGGAAAAAAGCACCGACAGAATCAAATGTGTCTCGTTCAATTAAAGATGCTGCAAAGGAAAAGGGTACTGGATCTTCCTCAAAATGTTGA